ATGCCGAGGTCGAGCGGGCCGCTCGCGCGAACGCGCTGTTCGACGCCCACCGTGAGGACCCGGAGTTCGGCTACCGCTTCCTGGCAGACGAGGCCCGCAGCGCGGGATCCGGCATGGCCGACCGGACCGCGTGGCGGATCTGCCGGGACAACCGCTGGTGGAGCGTATTCGGCAAGAAGCGTGGCAGGAACAAGAAAGCCGGCCCACCGGTGCACGACGATCTCGTTCGCCGCGACTTCACCGCGACCGGCCCGAACCGGCTGTGGCTCACCGACATCACCGAACACACCACCGGTGAGGGGAAGCTGTATCTCTGCGCGATCAAGGACGTCTTCAGCAAGCGGATCGTGGGCTACTCCATCGACACGCGCATGAAGTCCCGCCTGGCCGTCACCGCCCTGGACAACGCCGTGGCCCGGCGCGAGCACGTCGCCGGATGCATTCTGCGCAGCGATCGCGGATCGCAATTCCAGTCCCGGAAATTCGTCCGGGCGCTCGACCGGCACCGGATGGCCGGATCGATAGGAAGAGTCGGGGCGGCTGGCGACAACGCGGCCATGGAGTCCTTCTTCAGCCTGCTGCAGAAGAACGTCCTAGACCGCCCGACGTGGGCCACCCGCCAGGAACTGCGGATCGCGATCGTCACCTGGATCGAGAGGACCTACCACCGCCGCCGCAGGCAAGCCTCGCTCGGCAGGCTGACCCCCATCGAATTCGAGACCGTCATGACGACACCGGCCCTTCAGGCCGCGTGACCGAACCTGTCACCCGAACCTGCATCAGACCTTCACCCGGCCCTCCCGAGGGGGCCAGCCCGTCATCCCCCTTGCGCGAGTCGGCCCCCCACCCCTCCGCTCGAGAGACCCGAGACAAGAGAACCAGACCTGGGCCAGCGCGCCCCAGCCAGCCGGAGTACGTCGGCAGGCTGCGGCTCGGGCAGCCGCCACGATGGCGGGCGCAGCAGGCGGGTGAGGGAACCTGGGGGGCGCCTGCTCCTCCGATCCATCGATCGCTCGGCGGCTTTCGGCACAGCAGTCGCTGCGAAACGGCTGCTCGCCCCGCTCGGTCGCAGCATATGGGTGTACCGCGGGGGTAGGCGTGGGGCGTGAACGACCAGGAGTTCCAGCGGCCACAGGCCGAGGACCTGCTGACGGGGCTGAGTGTGGATGACCGCCGGCCGGAACAGCCCGTGCTGCTGGACTCCACCGGAGCACCGATCCGTACCTGGCAGGAGAACTACCCCTACGACCGCAAGATCCGTCGGGTCGAGTACGAGCGGACCAAACGGATCCTGCAGATCGAGCTGCTCAAGCTACAGCGCTGGGTCAAGGACACCGGAGCCCGGCTGGTGGTGATCTGCGAGGGCAGGGACGCAGCGGGCAAGGGCGGCACGATCCAGCGGTTCACCGAGCGCCTCAACCCCCGCGGGGCGCGGATCGTCGCCCTGGACAAGCCGACCGAGCGGGAGGCAGGGCAGTGGTACTTCCAGCGGTACGTCGCCCATCTACCGGCAGCCGGTGAAATCGTCTTCTTCGACCGCTCCTGGTACAACCGCGCCGGCGTTGAGAAAGTCCTGGGCTTTTGCACCCCGGAGCAGTACGAGCTGTTCCTGCGACAGTGTCCGGCCTTCGAGGCGATGCTCGTGGAGGACGGGATCCTGCTGGTCAAGTTCTGGTTCTCCGTCTCCCGCGCCGAGCAGCGCACCCGCTTCGCGATCCGCCAGGTGGACCCGGTGCGGCAGTGGAAGCTGTCCCCCACGGACCTGGTCTCACTGGACCGGTGGGACGCCTACACCGAAGCGAAGATCGCGATGTTCCGAGCGACCGACACCGACCACGCGCCGTGGACGGTGGTCAAGAGCAACGACAAACGGCGAGGCCGGCTGGAAGCGATCCGCAGCCTGCTGTGGCGCGTCGACTACGACCGCAAGGACGGGGCAGCGGTCGGCCGCCCCGATCCCCTCATCGTCGGCGCCGCCGACACACTCCTGGAGGCCGGAGAGGAACCCACCGATCTCTCACCCACCCCCCTGGCATCACCCAACCCGCTGACCGGCCCGCCCCTCGGCCCCGGCCTTCACCCCCACCCGCAGCCTCCCCCCTCGGGCCCACGATCCTCTGGCTCCGGCCTGCCGCCTCACCGCTCCAACGGCTGAGCCGACCGACTCGGCCCAGGACCGACCATTGATAGTGGCGACACGCAGTGGCGTGTCACATGCAAGAGCCTGCCTCCATTACGCCAGACGGCCGCCTGAGCCCTTGGATGCATCGCGGCGTCCTGAACCTCGGTGGGGAAGCCGGCGGAGGCGTCATCGCCGATGTCGCAGGCAGCACCAGAGCGACCGGCCGAACAGAGCCAGACCACTCCGCTGAGGATGACGGACGTCAGCACGCGAGCTGTCGTCATCAGGCGGGTCTCCCTGTCGACAATCGGCCGGAGCCAGTCTCCCGGCCGGTGAAAACTGGGCAGGGGTCGACCGCTCGGTTGGATCCGCGCCCGGGATGTCGGATCAGGTGTGCAGGAGGCTGTTGGTGCCGTCGTGGCCGTCGGCGTGGTCCTCGTCGAACCAGTAGTCGCCCGCCGCCAGGTAACGGAAGGAGTGCACGCGCTTCGCCGGCAGGCCGACTGTGACCGCGCGCATGCCGTCACCGCGGGGCTCAAGGGTGTGGGCGCCGGGCTTCCACTTGTTGAAGTCACCGACGACGCTGACCGGACCGGGCGGAATGTCGGCGGGCAGGACGAAGGTGACCTGAGCACGGTCCTTGAGCAGCTTGCGTTCGAGCATGGCGGAGAGCTCCTGCAGACGGGGTGGCTGTTTCGGCTCATCCTGCGGCTCCCATCGCGGGCAGGCACCCGCACACGGCCGCGCGCGGCTCCGGCTTCACCCGCCCGGTGCCACCACCGACGAGCACGGCACGCCCTGACGTCGGCGGCGGCGTGCCCTCGGCCTCCCTTGGAGCCGGGCCGTGACGGTCCTCGATGCCAGAGCGTCCCGGCGGCGTCTCGTGTTGGGCACGCTCCTGCTGATCCCCCTGGCCGTGGCGGTCTCCCGGCTGTACCGGGGCACGCACCACCCCTCCGACGTGGTGGCGGGGGTGCTGAACGGCGCCTGCACTCTGCTCGTCGTGGCGTACGCGGTGCTGCTCTCGCGCCCCGGGGAGACGAGGGCTTCCGCCGCCTCGGCCCCGGCAGCCCCTGGAGGTGGCCTCCCCGCGGCCCGGACCTGCGAGGACGGCGGCACCGCCGGGCTGGGGGCGCGTCGGGCCCGGGCCGTGGTGGTCCGCCATCCGCACGCATGCGGTGAGGGGTCGGCAGCCCGGGTGCGGGCCGTGCTGCGCCGCCACGGATACGAGGACCAGGTGTGGACGCTGACCTCCGTCGAAGACCCGTGCGGCGCCCTGCCCGCGCACGTGGCCGGGGCTGAGACCGAGCTGGTCGTGGTCTGCGGAGGGGACGGCACCGTACGTGCCTGCGCCGACGTGGTGGCCGGTACGGGGATCGCCCTGGCCATCGTCCCCTGCGGCACCGGGAACCTGCTCGCCCGCAATCTGAGGCTGCCCTCCGATCCCGCCGCCGCCCTCCGGGAGGCCCTGTCCGGGCAGCCCATCGCGCTCGACGTGGGCCGGGTACGGGGCGACGGCCTGGCGCCGGCCCGGTTCACGGTCATGTCGGGCGCCGGGTTCGACGCGGCCATGGTGCGGGATGCCTCGGCGCGGCTCAAGGAGCACCTGGGCTGGGCCGCCTACCTCCGTACGAGCGCCAAGCAGGCCGCGACCACCCCTCCGACCCTGCCGGTACGCGTCCGACGAGGCCTTGCCGAAACCCCGCCATGCCCTGGCAGCTGACCAGAAATGAGCACGGACATACAGTCCACTCCGCCCTTCCTCATCCTGCGGCCGACCGCCGACGCCAAAGCCCTCATGAGAGTCCGGTAATCGCAGAGGGTCGGCACGCACACCTTGGGTGCCCATAGCCCCGCCGACGACCGACGCAAATCCGCCGACCAGCCAGAGCGTCCGCCCTCCAGCCTTCTTGGCGCCCACCCCGCGAAGCCCCGCGGCTTGCCGCCCTGCGCCCACTGACGGCCTGGGAAACACCCGCACGGAGGACCCGCGCCTCCTTCGCCGGCGCTGCGGGTTCTCCGTCACCCGGAGCCAGCCCAAGGGTGCGGATGCCTCGGCCTGCTCTCCAGCTCTACGACGGAGCCGACGCAGGGGAACGGTCGCTCATCCCTCGATCAGGTCTCGGTCGAGAGCATGGATCACTCATGTGATCTTCTGTTCAGAAGAGGGCCCTAACATTGGCCCATGTCCAATCTGCCGTCACGGATCGAACTGTGCCCGCTCACCCTCGCCGACCAGGATGAGTTCTGCTCGCTCGTGAGGGCCAGTACCAAGCTCCACATGCCCTGGATGCAGCTGCCCGCGACCGCGGAGGAGTTCCAGGGGTGGATGCGCCGCTTCAGCGACGGCACCAACCTGGGTTTTGTGATCCGCGTTCATAAGACCGGTGCAGCTGCTGGCATGGTCAACATCAACTCGATCATCCGGGGCCGTTACCAGGGCGCGTCCCTCGGCTATGCGGCTTTCGCCCCGTCAGCGGGGCAGGGTTACATGGCCGAAGGGCTCACCGTCGCCCTGCAGCACGCCTTCGACGACCTGCGTCTCCACCGGCTGGAGGCGAACATTCAGCCGGCAAACAAGGCGTCGTTGGCCTTGGTCCAGCGGCTGGGCTTTCGTTACGAAGGCCTTTCGCCCGCCTATCTCTATATCGACGGGGCCTGGCGCGACCACGAACGTTGGTCCATCGCCGCGCCATCCCCCTGGACGCCCGACCCTTCCCTTCCCGAGGTCTAGGGACTTCCGTCGATGCAACGAGGACCTGTCCGGCCGATCATGTGCGGTGTCACTCGACCAACGCTTCGCCGTAGTGACGGTGGAAGAGGGTGAGGACATCGAAGGCCAGTGTCTTGCCGCGCAGGTCCTCGCGATCCGTATGGACCGTCGCGTGCCTCAGGTCGGTGACGTCGACGGCGGTTACGTTGACGGCTGGGTCGTCGAAACTGAAGGTCACCTTGCCGGGCTCGAGATCGGCGTCGTTGAGGATCTCGATCGAGACGCTCTTGCCGGCGGCCATCGCCCTGGCCTTCGGCAGTGGCAGAGGCATGTCCCACGTCTCAATGAAGACTTCACCGGAGAGGGGCCGCCCGACGTTGTTGCACTCGACGAAGAGGTAGTCCATGCTCACGACGTTGGGCGTCAGTCCGCTGCTGTAGCACTCCGACGCCGAATAGTCGGCGACGAGGGGCATCTCGTGGTTGAGGAGTTGCGCCTCCGGGAAATGGCCGCCGCCCGCCGACGAGTTGCTCGTGAACAGCTGCCCCTTCTTGGTGCTGACCACCATGATGAGCCCGTGTCCGTCGCTGACACCATTGCCGAAGGTGTTGCCGCTACCCAAAGTGCTGGGGAAGACCTCCAAGTCACCCTTGCCCATCCCGCCGTCCGGGAAGCGCACGGCCTCGACCAGCATGTCGGCTGCAGTGACGTAGTTGAGTGCCAGGACCTCGCTGTCGCTGTCCAGCCCGATCGGTACGTGGAACGAACCGCCCTTGTCCACGATCGGCTTCTGGTAGCCGGGGCGAGGGGTGAAGCCCTGCTCCAGTGCGGGGGTGAGATCGATGGGCTCGGGCCTGCTGAAGGTGTGCCCTCCGTCGCGGGAGGTGAGAAGGGCGGGAACAAGCCGGCCCTCTCTGAGAAGGTCCACTCTGCAGACGACCTCCTCGTTCATGATCGCGAAGGACGCACCCCCAACCGTCGGCTCATCCACGACGACCTGCTCCGGCCCCGGCTCGGAGCCCTCGACCCGCCGGAGGAAGATCCGCCCTGTGTCGCGACACTTGTAGCCGAGGACGCCGAACGACGGTTCTTCGGACTGGACGAGGCCGATCGGCACCTGACTGTAGGCAAAGAACGGGAAGTCGGCGTTCTGCGCCTGCGTCTCGACTCGGCGCCCTTCGTGCCAAAGTTCGCCCTTTCCCTCTGGCCGGGACACCCACGTCGCGCCGACTTGGCCCGTGTGCTTGTTCAGACTGATGTGGTATCGCCAAATCGGCCCCTCGGCGATGGTGCGGCGCCCCCTCTGGACTTCCGCGGCGGCGGGCTGCAGGTACTCGCTGAGGAGCAACCGCTGCCTCTCCACCGTCGCGGCCCAGGTGAGGCGTCTCATGTCGTCGCGCAGGACGAGCACCTGGGGTCCCTTGAAGTAGCGCGTACTGTCCGTCGAGCGGGCGATCCGTCGCCCTCTGTGGACATTGCCTTCGGGCAGCCAGTGGCGGGGGACGATCTCTCTGGGGAGGAGCTCACCGTCGAAGAAGCGGTCGTCGAGGGCTTGACTCGGCGATCTGCGCCAGTGCCCGTGCCGTTCCGTCAGCTCGTCCTGCTCAGCCCGGCTTACGAAGCGCATCGATTCCTCCACCAGAGTTCAGGCAGCCGAGGGGAGCTTCCCCACACTGCTCACGGCGAGCAGCCGTGACCACACCGCCTGCGCCGCACTTTTGCCCTATGCCATCTTTGATCGAATCGCCACTCTCCGCAACGAGACACTACGGTGGGTAATCAACTAGTAGCTGTCCGGCCGTGCCACGCTTCCACCCACCGCTCCCGCTTGGAGGGAACCCGGCCGACCAACGCCGCGTCGCCCGCTAAGACCTGCGATCCCGGAGAGCGTCGACTCCTGGCTTTGACGCCTTGTTTCGGCCCCACTTTTCCAGCGGCGGGAGCGGGTGCGGTTGGGACGGCTTGAGCTGGCCCGAGGGCAGCTGCGACTACGCCTACAGCGGCCGGATGAGCAACACGCACCATCGCCCTCGGTTCGGGTCCAGGTCTGTGCCACGGGCCACACGCCACCCGCCGCCGGGACAACCGTGCACCAGATGTCCCGCATGAGGCGTCACGCCCGTTCCGGGCTGGTTCCCTTTGCTACTTCCGAGTCACCCATACGGTCATATAGCGTCCGGAACCTCTTGATCCGCTTCAGTGCCCTGCCGCCCGACGAGGACTCATGGTCGCCCATGCCGACGCACCGATCGCCGTACTCCTGAGGCGAACCGCCCGCAACAAGCCATCTCGAATAGCGGACGGGGGAACACTCCCTTGAGATTCCGGCTCATTCGCTCAAACTACGCCTCCACCTACCCGTCCCCGGAAGACTCGGCACCCGCCCCGAGTCCAGCCGTACACACCGCGGAGCCCGAGGTCGGCGAGGGACCCCTGTCGGCCCACGAGATCGACCTCCTGCGTGCTTCGGTCTCGGTGGTCGAGCCGCTTGCCGCTGATATGACGGTCTACTTCTACGCGATCCTCTTCGCCCGCTACCCCGAGGTCCGTCCGATGTTCCCGCCGGGAATGGACGCCCAGCGCGGCCGCCTGCTGCGCGCGCTCCTGCGCATCGTGGACCTGGTCGACGACCCCGGCAGTCTGGTCCGCTTCTGCGGACACCTCGGACGTGATCACCGCAAATTCGGCACGCTCAGCGCGCACTTCCCGGCCGTGGGCGAGTGCCTCCTCGCCTCTCTGGCCCGCTACGTCGGCCCCGCGTGGACCGCGGACATCTCCGCCGTCTGGACCAAGGCGTACGGTGTGGTCGCCCAAGTAATGATCAGTGCCGCCGAGCAGGACGCGGCTGAACGGCCCGCCATGTGGCCCGCCACCATCGTGCACCGCGTCTCGCGCGGACACCGCATCGCCGAGATCACCGTACGACCCCACACGGCCTACGAGTACGCCGCCGGACAGTACGTAAGCGTCGAAACTCCCTGGTTGCCGAAGCTATGGCGCTACTACTCCCCCGCCAACGCGCCCCGCGAGGACGGCACCCTCACCCTCCACGTCCGCGCGGTGGCCGGCGGCGCGGTCAGCGGCGCGCTGGTCCACCGGGCGGTCGTCGGCGACGTGATCCGGTTGGGGCCCCCGATGGGGGACATGGTCCTGGACACGGCCGTCTACAGCGATCTCCTCCTCGTCGCCGGCGGCACCGGCCTCGCCCCGATCCGCGCGCTCGTCGAAGAGGTGGCGCGGCACGGCGAGCACCAGCAGGTCGACCTGTTCCTCGGGGCCCGGACCGGGGACGAGCTGTACGGCGTCGACGACATGCTCCGCATGGCCCAGCGACACCACTGGCTGACCATCAGGGGCGCAGTCTCCCACGAGTACATTCCCGGGCTCCGGGGAGCCTTGCCGGAGGTTCTGGCCGAGTTCGGGCCGTGGTACCAGCACGACGCCTATCTCAGCGGCCCGGCCCAGATGGTCGTCTCGGCCAAGGAGGCGCTCACGATGGCCGGCACCGCGCCCGACCGCATCCATCACGACCCGTTCGAAACACCCGTCCTGTCCCTTCCCTGAGCCAAGAGCCTGCCCGAACCGCCAGGAGAACACCCCCGTGACCTTGCCCCCGCCAGCCTTCGGATCAGCAGGCGAGCACCGGCTGCAGCAACAGCTGGGCACGTTCGCCCGCGCCGCCCGCTTCTACGGGAAACAGGTACACCCGTACCTCACACACGAGATGCGGGACTTCATCGGCCGCCAGACCATGGTCTTCCTCGCCACGGCCGACACCCACGGTGAATCCGACGCCAGCTTCCGCGCCGGGCCGCCCGGATTCGTCCACATCATCGACGACCGCACGCTCGCCTACCCCGAGTTCCGCGGCAACGGCGTGTTCGCCAGCACCGGCAACATGACCGAGAACCCCCACCTGGGCATGCTCTTCGTGGACTTCACCCACCATCACACAGGCCTCCACGTCAACGGCGCCGCCCGGCTCCACACAGACGCCGGCCTGCGCTCCCTCCACCCCAGCCTCCCCACCGGGATCGCACCCGGACGCAGTCCCGAGATGTGGGTCCACCTGAGCGTCGAAGAGGCCTACATCCACTGCTCCAAGTACATACCCCACATGGAGCCCGCTCCCCGACCCGCCGGCCACGACGCCGCGCGCCCCAGGGATCCGGACTATTTCACCGGGCCGCGGAATGGCACGGACCTCCTCGCGCAAGGCGGCGTAGGACCGCCCGGGTGAGCACAGCCTCCTGGCACGGGTACCGAACGCCGAGTCCGGCGCGGAGCCCCGGTCTTCGTGAGCACCCTGATGCTCCAGGACATCCTCGGCGAGCCCCGATGGGAGGCGCTGGGTGCTGGCGAGAAGTCCGGGGGCACGATCACCGCCGCCCTTCCCGAAGGCCTCACCGGTTCGGTGCAGGACATGCAGGTGCTGCTGGTCGAAGGAATCGGTGTCCGTGGCCAAGGCAGCGAATGCCGGGGACCTACATCCACCACGCTCGTCTTCCTGGTCGACGGCAGGGCATCGCCATACGGCCCGAGGCCCTGCGGCCGGCGACCTGTCTCCCAGCGCTGTCCGCCTGACACCAGACATGCGTGGGGTGCCGTCTGTGGACGAACAGCTGGAAACCCTGTCCACAATTTCTGCTCGTACGCCGGATCCCGCACCACACCCGGCGGCAGCACCGCTTCGGCGGCCTGCGCCAGCATCGGCTCCACCGGGGGCCCGAGCACCACAGCGGCTCTCCCTCGCTCGCACCGGCCCCCTGCGGCCAGCCTGACCCGCACGAGGAGCCACGGCCTGGACGACGCCGGACGGCGCAGTGTGAACCGAGTTGTCCTGTGCCAGCGAGGGTTGAGCATTGCCACCGAAGGTTGCCTCATTCTGGAGGCTCAGACCAACGAGAAGGAGGCAGCGATGATCGCGAGGGTGGCCGTGTGGGAACCGATGCCGACTGACGACCGGGGCTGGGTACTGGATGCCGCCGCTGGCACCTCCGGCGTCCATGGCGCCTATCACCTCATCGATCCTGCCACCGGCAATGGACTGTCTGTCGCCTTCTTCGAGGACGAAGCCGCAGCTCACGCCGCACACAAGGCGATCGAGAAGCGCGCCGAGGAGATCGGCTGGAACAATGTCCCGCACCCGGCGCCCGTTTCCCAGACGATCTATCAGGTCGTCCGGCACGTGTAGCGCGGCGCCAGGAAGTGGGTGTGCTCAGGATTCGGTGGCATGCCAGCTTCGATGGCACAGGACAGTGTCCTGTGCCATCGAACCTTGAGCGCGTGCCATCGAAGTTTGAGTAGCTCACCGCGTCTCGTTTTGCTGATCCTTCGCTGGTGGCTCACGGATCGGGGGCTTCCTGCCCGAGCGGTATGCGTGTGCGGGCATGCTGGCTTCATGGTCCCACTGGGGGGAGGCACACAGTGCTGGGTGTTTCGTCCGAAGCGGCACGGCGGGTGGCCAGCGGCCTGCTGCCGCCCTCTTTGGGGGTCGCGGTAGGAGTGGTTATTGTCTCCACGTCTTCCTACCGGGACGCTCCCCAATAGCCGGTCTGGGCTGCGCCGTGGATCGCTCTCACCGGCGCGGCGGGTGCCGTCGCCTCGTTCTGCCTGGGCCGCTGGCAAGAGCTGCCGCAGGGTGAACGGTCGCCCTTGTCGACCATCGCCGTTCCGGTCACCGTACTCGTCGTCGGCGCCCTGGTGGTCGGACGCGTGCCGAGTCTGGTCGGGCACGATTACGGCTGACGAGGCACGGCCACAGTCGCCGCGTGCGTCATCGGTTCTGTGCCCGCAGCGGCCACGGTCTTCGCGATACACCGCGCCGCGCGGTCCGCCGCCTGGCCCGATAACCG
This genomic window from Streptomyces sp. NBC_01351 contains:
- a CDS encoding IS3 family transposase (programmed frameshift); its protein translation is MPKPYPEEFRQDVVRVARNRGPGVTVEQVAADFGVHAMTLWKWMRRADIDDGTKPGTTSQESAELREARRRIKLLEQENEVLRRAAAYLSQANLPKRIYPLVKELATDGIPITVTCRVLKLARQPYYRWLERPVTDAEVERAARANALFDAHREDPEFGYRFLADEARSAGSGMADRTAWRICRDNRWWSVFGKKRGRNKKAGPPVHDDLVRRDFTATGPNRLWLTDITEHTTGEGKLYLCAIKDVFSKRIVGYSIDTRMKSRLAVTALDNAVARREHVAGCILRSDRGSQFQSRKFVRALDRHRMAGSIGRVGAAGDNAAMESFFSLLQKNVLDRPTWATRQELRIAIVTWIERTYHRRRRQASLGRLTPIEFETVMTTPALQAA
- the ppk2 gene encoding polyphosphate kinase 2, with the protein product MNDQEFQRPQAEDLLTGLSVDDRRPEQPVLLDSTGAPIRTWQENYPYDRKIRRVEYERTKRILQIELLKLQRWVKDTGARLVVICEGRDAAGKGGTIQRFTERLNPRGARIVALDKPTEREAGQWYFQRYVAHLPAAGEIVFFDRSWYNRAGVEKVLGFCTPEQYELFLRQCPAFEAMLVEDGILLVKFWFSVSRAEQRTRFAIRQVDPVRQWKLSPTDLVSLDRWDAYTEAKIAMFRATDTDHAPWTVVKSNDKRRGRLEAIRSLLWRVDYDRKDGAAVGRPDPLIVGAADTLLEAGEEPTDLSPTPLASPNPLTGPPLGPGLHPHPQPPPSGPRSSGSGLPPHRSNG
- a CDS encoding isoamylase early set domain-containing protein, encoding MLERKLLKDRAQVTFVLPADIPPGPVSVVGDFNKWKPGAHTLEPRGDGMRAVTVGLPAKRVHSFRYLAAGDYWFDEDHADGHDGTNSLLHT
- a CDS encoding diacylglycerol kinase family protein — protein: MTVLDARASRRRLVLGTLLLIPLAVAVSRLYRGTHHPSDVVAGVLNGACTLLVVAYAVLLSRPGETRASAASAPAAPGGGLPAARTCEDGGTAGLGARRARAVVVRHPHACGEGSAARVRAVLRRHGYEDQVWTLTSVEDPCGALPAHVAGAETELVVVCGGDGTVRACADVVAGTGIALAIVPCGTGNLLARNLRLPSDPAAALREALSGQPIALDVGRVRGDGLAPARFTVMSGAGFDAAMVRDASARLKEHLGWAAYLRTSAKQAATTPPTLPVRVRRGLAETPPCPGS
- a CDS encoding GNAT family N-acetyltransferase; the encoded protein is MSNLPSRIELCPLTLADQDEFCSLVRASTKLHMPWMQLPATAEEFQGWMRRFSDGTNLGFVIRVHKTGAAAGMVNINSIIRGRYQGASLGYAAFAPSAGQGYMAEGLTVALQHAFDDLRLHRLEANIQPANKASLALVQRLGFRYEGLSPAYLYIDGAWRDHERWSIAAPSPWTPDPSLPEV
- a CDS encoding globin domain-containing protein — encoded protein: MRFRLIRSNYASTYPSPEDSAPAPSPAVHTAEPEVGEGPLSAHEIDLLRASVSVVEPLAADMTVYFYAILFARYPEVRPMFPPGMDAQRGRLLRALLRIVDLVDDPGSLVRFCGHLGRDHRKFGTLSAHFPAVGECLLASLARYVGPAWTADISAVWTKAYGVVAQVMISAAEQDAAERPAMWPATIVHRVSRGHRIAEITVRPHTAYEYAAGQYVSVETPWLPKLWRYYSPANAPREDGTLTLHVRAVAGGAVSGALVHRAVVGDVIRLGPPMGDMVLDTAVYSDLLLVAGGTGLAPIRALVEEVARHGEHQQVDLFLGARTGDELYGVDDMLRMAQRHHWLTIRGAVSHEYIPGLRGALPEVLAEFGPWYQHDAYLSGPAQMVVSAKEALTMAGTAPDRIHHDPFETPVLSLP
- a CDS encoding pyridoxamine 5'-phosphate oxidase family protein, translated to MTLPPPAFGSAGEHRLQQQLGTFARAARFYGKQVHPYLTHEMRDFIGRQTMVFLATADTHGESDASFRAGPPGFVHIIDDRTLAYPEFRGNGVFASTGNMTENPHLGMLFVDFTHHHTGLHVNGAARLHTDAGLRSLHPSLPTGIAPGRSPEMWVHLSVEEAYIHCSKYIPHMEPAPRPAGHDAARPRDPDYFTGPRNGTDLLAQGGVGPPG